From a region of the Dermatophagoides farinae isolate YC_2012a chromosome 3, ASM2471394v1, whole genome shotgun sequence genome:
- the LOC124498446 gene encoding pre-mRNA-splicing factor SLU7, with amino-acid sequence MNVPSRPVSEIIKSSDNDEPIKRSREDWKKAKELEEARKLGQAPAEVDEEGKDINPHIPQYISTTPWYYGAAGPTLKHQKVFDDKNKNNATLHDNFARGLKGRTATKFRKGACENCGAIGHKKKECFERPRSKLAKYTGEDIVPDDVLLPKLKYDYDGKRDRWNGYDPVMYRSVIEEHRKVEEAKQILKEEKLKQDLINTEGNSDASDSDEDEKYADHIDMPGTKVDSKQRITVRNLRIREDTAKYLRNLDIDSAYYDPKTRSMRDNPYKHTGKTPEELHYAGDNFIRYIGETQKVSQAQLFAWEMSEKGVDIHLQAEPTKAEIIHRELDLKMNDLKETIKESILNKYGGKEYLEAPPKELIFAQTEDYVEYSRSGQVIKGENRASIRSIYKEDEFINSHTTVFGSYWENGKWGYKCCHSFIKNSYCTGTLGKRSPASANIAIEEQIIN; translated from the exons atgaatgtaCCATCGAGACCTGTGTCCGAGATCATTAAAAGTTCGGACAATGATGAGCCGATAAAGCGTTCACGTGAAGATTGGAAAAAGGCTAAAGAGCTTGAAGAAGCTCGTAAACTTGGCCAAGCTCCTGCCGAAGTTGATGAAGAGGGAAA GGATATCAATCCTCATATACCACAGTATATAAGTACAACACCTTGGTATTATGGTGCAGCCGGCCCAACTCTTAAACATCAAAaagtttttgatgataaaaacaaaaataacgcAACATTGCATGATAATTTTGCACGTGGTCTAAAAGGTCGTACGGCCACGAAATTCCGTAAAGGAGCATGCGAAAATTGTGGAGCTATAGGacacaagaaaaaagaatgtttTGAACGACCAAGATCAAAATTGGCCAAATACACCGGTGAAGATATAGTTCCAGATGATGTACTATTGCCCAAACTtaaatatgattatgatggtaaACGTGATCGTTGGAATGGTTATGATCCAGTCATGTATCGTTCGGTAATTGAAGAACATCGTAAAGTAGAAGAGGCCAAACAGATtttaaaagaagaaaaacttaAACAAGATTTGATAAATACTGAAGGAAATTCTGATGCTTCCGATTCTGATGAAGACGAAAAATATGCCGATCATATTGACATGCCTGGAACTAAAGTCGATAGTAAACAGCGTATCACTGTTCGTAATCTTCGAATTCGGGAAGATACGGCCAAATATCTTCGAAATTTGGACATTGATTCTGCTTATTATGATCCTAAAACTCGATCTATGCGTGATAATCCATACAAACATACTGGAAAAACACCCGAAGAATTGCATTATGCtggtgataattttattcgataTATTGGTGAAACACAAAAAGTGTCCCAAGCTCAATTGTTCGCTTGGGAAATGTCCGAAAAAGGTGTGGATATTCATCTACAGGCTGAACCTACAAAAGCTGAGATAATTCATCGAGAATtggatttaaaaatgaatgatttgaaagAAACGATCAAAGAATCTATCCTAAATAAATATGGTGGTAAAGAATATTTAGAAGCGCCACCAAAAGAATTGATTTTCGCTCAAACCGAGGATTATGTTGAATATTCTCGTAGTGGCCAAGTAATTAAGGGCGAAAATCGAGCATCAATACGATCTATTTATAAAGAAGATGAATTTATCAACAGCCATACAACCGTATTTGGGTCATATTgggaaaatggaaaatgggGTTATAAATGttgccattcatttattaaaaattcCTATTGCACCGGCACATTGGGTAAAAGATCCCCTGCTAGTGCGAATATAGCAATTGAAGAGCAAATCATAAATTGA
- the MED11 gene encoding mediator complex subunit 11: protein MDHNSSEKLHVLDQIENQIYQMMQFGTAALNEFSKDKPSIKNVESQVSQFVKFLEMVDNNVSKQLQYLSQVSTLQPHEGSTYSTMKINQLAMLRLEHVRSCLTELEHLKKQHQIQLQKYQSSKTAKIEPNQDDPMDNKVSSHHQQQHS, encoded by the coding sequence ATGGATCATAATTCATCGGAAAAGCTTCATGTTTTAGATCAGATTGAGAATCAAATCTATCAGATGATGCAATTTGGAACGGCTGCATTAAATGAATTCAGTAAGGATAAGCCTAGCATCAAGAATGTAGAAAGTCAAGTGAGCCAATTTGTCAAGTTTCTCGAAatggttgataataatgtgagCAAACAGCTACAATATTTATCGCAAGTAAGTACTTTACAACCACATGAAGGTTCAACTTATtcgacaatgaaaataaatcaattggcCATGCTACGTTTGGAACATGTTCGATCTTGTTTAACCGAATTGGAACATCTGAAAAAACAGCATCAAATACAGCTGCAAAAATATCAAAGTTCTAAAACAGCCAAAATAGAGCCAAATCAAGATGATCCAATGGACAATAAAGTATCATcacatcaccaacaacaacattcctaa
- the LOC124498447 gene encoding pre-mRNA-splicing factor SLU7 yields MNVPSRPVSEIIKSSDNDEPIKRSRADWKKAKELEEARKLGQAPAEVDEEGKEINPHIPQYISTTPWYYGAAGPTLKHQKVFDDKNKNNATLHDKFVRGLKGRTATKFRKGACENCGAMGHKKKECFERLRSKLAKYTGEDIVPDDVLLPKLKYDYDGKRDRCNGYDPVMYRSVIEEHRKVEEAKQILKEEKLEQDSINTEGNSDEEEKYADHIYMSGTKVDSKQRITVRNLRIREDTAKYLRNLDIDSAYYDPKTRSMRDNPYKHTGKTPEELHYAGDNFIRYMGETQKVSQAQLFAWEMSEKGVDIHLQAEPTKAEMIHRELDLKMNDLKETTKESILNKYGGKDYLEVPPNS; encoded by the exons atgaatgtaCCATCGAGACCTGTGTCCGAGATAATTAAAAGTTCGGACAATGATGAGCCGATAAAGCGTTCACGTGCAGATTGGAAAAAAGCTAAAGAGCTTGAAGAGGCTCGTAAACTTGGCCAAGCTCCTGCCGAAGTTGATGAAGAGGGAAA GGAAATCAATCCTCATATACCACAGTATATAAGTACAACACCTTGGTATTATGGTGCAGCCGGCCCAACGCTAAAACATCAAAaagtttttgatgataaaaacaaaaataatgcaACATTACATGATAAATTTGTTCGTGGTCTAAAAGGTCGTACGGCCACGAAATTCCGTAAAGGAGCATGCGAAAATTGTGGAGCTATGGGacacaagaaaaaagaatgtttTGAACGACTAAGATCAAAATTGGCCAAATACACTGGTGAAGATATAGTTCCAGATGATGTACTATTGCCCAAACTtaaatatgattatgatggtaaACGTGATCGTTGTAATGGTTATGATCCAGTCATGTATCGTTCGGTAATTGAAGAACATCGTAAAGTAGAAGAGGCCAAACAGATtttaaaagaagaaaaacttgAACAAGATTCGATAAATACCGAAGGAAATtctgatgaagaagaaaaatatgcCGATCATATTTACATGTCTGGAACTAAAGTCGATAGTAAACAGCGTATCACTGTTCGTAATCTTCGAATTCGGGAAGATACGGCCAAATATCTTCGAAATTTGGACATTGATTCTGCTTATTATGATCCTAAAACTCGATCAATGCGTGATAATCCATACAAACATACTGGAAAAACACCCGAAGAATTGCATTATGCtggtgataattttattcgataTATGGGTGAAACACAAAAAGTGTCTCAAGCTCAATTGTTCGCTTGGGAAATGTCCGAAAAAGGTGTGGATATTCATCTACAGGCTGAACCCACAAAAGCTGAGATGATTCATCGAGAATtggatttaaaaatgaatgatttaaaaGAAACAACCAAAGAATCTATCCTAAATAAATATGGTGGTAAAGATTATTTGGAAGTGCCACCGAACTCTTGA
- the LOC124498448 gene encoding pre-mRNA-splicing factor ISY1 homolog, with the protein MARNAEKAMTTLARWRASQLEEQNNSNQPKRERRPYFPGDCNDLNAAQRWRLNVVRVISRKVAQIQNAGLGEHRIRDLNDQINRLLREKRNWEQRIKELGGTDFKSTERFDASAREIPGNKGYKYFGAAKDLPGVRELLAQETIQVPKKTKAELMRSIDADYYGYRDEDDGVILKEEAHVQREELLRLANEEKNSNTTTIKERIELICYADVNDDSRQSVEDGIDFAGPKNFISHVPSIPTQKEINEELIRRKKQELLKMYVSEDILESEKESKKILDIE; encoded by the exons ATGGCTCGAAATGCCGAGAAAGCAATGACAACATTAGCTCGATGGCGAGCATCACAACTTGAAGAACAAAATAATTCCAATCAACCAAAACGTGAACGGCGACCATATTTTCCAGGTGATTGTAATGATTTAAATGCAGCACAACGATGGCGTTTGAATGTTGTACGTGTGATCAGCCGAAAAGTGGCACAGATCCAGAATGCTGGTCTTGGTGAACATCGTATTCGTGATCTAAATGACCAGATCAATAGGCTGCTAAGAGAGAAAAGGAATTGGGAACAACGAATCAAAGAACTTGGTGGTACTGATTTCAA ATCAACCGAACGTTTCGATGCTAGTGCACGTGAAATACCGGGCAATAAAGGTTACAAATATTTTGGCGCTGCTAAAGATTTACCAGGCGTACGAGAACTGTTGGCACAAGAAACCATTCAGGTGCCAAAGAAAACGAAAGCCGAATTGATGCGATCAATCGATGCTGATTATTATGGTTATcgtgatgaagatgatggtgTTATTTTGAAAGAAGAAGCACATGTACAACGTGAAGAACTTTTACGATTGGcaaatgaagagaaaaattcaaatacaacGACCATAAAGGAACGCATTGAATTAATCTGCTATGctgatgttaatgatgatagcaGACAAAGTGTCGAAGATGGAATCGATTTTGCTGgtccaaaaaattttatatcaCACGTTCCATCCATACCAACACAAAAAGAGATTAATGAAGAATTAATCCGAAGGAAAAAACAAGAACTACTTAAAATGTACGTTTCAGAAGATATTCTTGAATcggaaaaagaatcaaaaaaaattcttgacaTTGAATAG
- the Sfxn1-3 gene encoding sideroflexin-1-3, giving the protein MALLRTDINIDQPRWDQSTYIGRAKHFFAVTNPLNILCSNRELEEAKGILYKYRKGEIINGLTEEKLWRYKHIYDSAFHPDTGEKMTVIGRMSAQVPMNMAITGCMMTYYKTPAQTIFWQWFNQSFNAIVNYTNRSGDSPIPVSQLVKSYCFATSGALVTALSLNSLAKRFPPLLGRFVPFTAVAAANCVNIPMMRSSELTNGIAIEDENGNKIGYSKTMAKEAISQVVLSRIMMAAPGMVIPPIVMNQLEKRGVLRRMPWISAPAQVLMCGLCLTFATPLCCALFPQKKSVPIERLEEDIQEHVRKTNNPCKIAYYNKGL; this is encoded by the exons ATGGCATTACTTCGAACTGATATCAATATTGACCAACCAAGATGGGATCAAAGTACTTATATTGGACGTgctaaacatttttttgccGTTACAAATCCATTGAATATACTTTGTTCAAATCGTGAATTAGAAGAAGCCAAAGGAATTCTCTATAAATATCGTAAAGGTGAAATAATCAATGGATTAACTGAGGAAAAATTATGGCGTTATAAACATATCTATGATTCGGCATTTCATCCGGATACTGGTGAAAAAATGACTGTTATTGGTCGAATGTCTGCACAGGTTCCAATGAATATGGCCATTACTGGAT GCATGATGACCTATTACAA AACACCAGCACAGACCATTTTCTGGCAATGGTTTAATCAATCGTTCAATGCAATTGTCAACTATACGAATCGTAGTGGTGATAGTCCAATTCCAGTCTC GCAATTGGTTAAATCATATTGTTTTGCCACATCCGGTGCTCTAGTCACGGCTTTATCGCTAAACAGTTTAGCTAAACGTTTCCCACCCTTATTGGGCCGTTTTGTTCCATTtactgctgttgctgctgccaATTGTGTTAACATTCCAATGATGCGATCAAG TGAATTGACAAACGGCATTGcaattgaagatgaaaatggCAATAAAATTGGATATTCAAAAACGATGGCCAAAGAGGCAATTTCACAGGTGGTTTTATCTCGAATAATGATGGCTGCACCTGGAATGG TTATTCCACCGATTGTTATGAATCAGTTAGAAAAACGTGGAGTTCTTCGTCGAATGCCATGGATTTCAGCACCAGCACAAGTTTTAATGTGTGGTTTATG cTTAACATTTGCTACACCATTATGTTGTGCATTGTTTCCACAGAAAAAATCCGTACCAATTGAACGATTGGAAGAGGATATCCAAGAACATGTTCGTAAGACCAATAATCCCTGCAAAATAGCTTATTATAACAAAGGATTATga
- the LOC124498449 gene encoding pyridoxal phosphate homeostasis protein, producing MMALSNSIGENLAIINEKIKKAYDGVPNNPNKYPALLAVSKIKSKELIIDAYQHGQRHFGENYIQELYDKANDPEVIAKCPEIKWHMIGHVQTNKINKLLGVPNLFCIQTVDSIKLAENLNAAINRHANITDKIRIFAQINTSNEAQKSGIDVTDAEELITFILNKCDRFELVGLMTIGIYDYDVSLGPNPDFLKLIQIRKEVCHLFNKPENEIELSMGMTTDFEHAIALGSTMVRVGTAIFGVRDRHK from the exons ATGATGGcattatcaaattcaattggtGAAAATTTGGCCATAATCAACGAAAAGATCAAAAAAGCCTATGATGGTGTTCCGAATAATCCAAAT AAATATCCAGCATTATTAGCTGTGagtaaaatcaaatcaaaagaGCTTATCATTGATGCTTATCAACATGGCCAAAGACATTTCGGTGAAAATTAT ATTCAAGAATTGTATGACAAAGCCAATGATCCAGAAGTGATTGCAAAATGTCCAGAAATTAAATGGCATATGATTGGACATGTACAGAcgaataaaatcaacaaattattGGGTGTTCCGAATTTATTTTGCATTCAAACTGTTGATTCGATCAAATTGGCCGAAAATCTTAATGCAGCCATTAATCGTCATGCAAATATAACGGataaaattcgaattttcgCTCAAATTAACACAAGTAACGAGGCACAGAAATCAGGAATCGACGTTACCGATGCTGAAGAATTgatcacattcattttgaataaatgtgaCCGTTTTGAGCTTGTCGGTTTGATGACAATTGGAAtctatgattatgatgtatCGTTGGGACCGAATCCAGATTTTTTAAAACTTATTCAAATTCGTAAAGAAGTCTGTCATCTATTCAATAAgccagaaaatgaaattgaattaagtATGGGCATGACTACCGATTTTGAACATGCTATCGCTTTAGGCAGTACAATGGTACGTGTTGGTACGGCCATTTTCGGTGTACGTGATCGacataaatga
- the Sec10 gene encoding exocyst complex component Sec10, with protein MYVELYASCVYVFWGHSWCAEVLNLFYFFIEFSNEFLCVGVSVFMCFWISSSSSSLTIWKIKIFIFQIIYCVKFHFDHKFFFAALNYKKNFDKNYFCTAHVVIFSIAMTFLAELEQDPFDGEEFIERLAWRATNGKFDDVDLISEAFENGIKDLKAIYDTNQKKCERLEMICREEEKGHWIKVTELQQKCKDSLATFEKLDKRLDIVADKVVYLGEQLEGVNTPRMRAVEAQKLMQHFARYLETPSETLNSFEELYIENVNQLFEEADIIQKLYLISQELPNNSKFDKAKEFISKKYNLIEKRLIEEFSQAQKNDDRNKMKKIASMLSHFKGYSQCVDVFIEQSQMGMFLGENIFNDIVPLCVKNQKTIKEVFTNPEQVMSKFVLNIFHGKIQEFIQARINENDTREFLTELYTLFHKTNKLIEQIAKLKFLGCDYNFLNKITRNIFNNYLDMYIQRETNYLRDKCAYILQSYYESKNHQKRPFTTGGFQELIQSKIGRTNINIGNLNINISNPDYTQGETFLSEEIAISILQETKMSLQRCHLLSKQQDIAQNALSIYEIELQSLCIEHIDYAIELGLQAIPSAETKSQPDIHFFDIIRQSNEICHLNEKQFVNWVLPLISSTTKYSECIKRKREVYQQMEAKLNQGLEKSIASIIGWIKYLLQNEQKKTDFKPEQENDDIITTSTIACNKVVKFINFYHNRITKCLDGKNVQDVLTDLGVKIHRTINEHLQQYQFNFMGAMVVICDVKEYRNCIDKFKIPLLSKLFNILHALCNLLIVVPENLKQVSNGDQLVSLERSIIHSFIQLRADYKSAKLLNYLK; from the exons ATGTATGTTGAGTTATATGCTTcttgtgtttatgttttttggGGACACAGCTGGTGTGCAGAAgtgttgaatttattttatttttttattgagttttcaaatgaatttttatgcGTGGGTGTTTctgtgtttatgtgtttctggatctcatcatcatcatcatcattgacaatttggaaaataaaaatttttatttttcagaTTATTTATTGtgtcaaatttcattttgatcataaatttttttttgctgccttaaattacaagaaaaattttgacaaaaattatttttgtacAGCTCACGTTGTCATATTTTCGATCGCCATGACATTTTTAGCCGAATTAGAACAA GATCCATTCGATGGTGAAGAATTTATCGAACGTTTAGCATGGCGTGCAACAAACGGTAaattcgatgatgttgatctaATTAGTGAAGCATTCGAAAATGGTATCAAAGATCTAAAAGCTATTTATgatacaaatcaaaaaaaatgtgaacgTTTAGAGATGATTTGTcgtgaagaagaaaaaggcCATTGGATCAAGGTTACCGAATTACAACAGAAATGTAAAGATTCATTAgcaacatttgaaaaattggatAAAAGATTGGATATTGTGGCCGATAAAGTTGTTTATCTTGGTGAACAGCTTGAAGGTGTCAATACGCCACGTATGCGTGCTGTAGAAGCACAAAAATTGATGCAACATTTTGCCAGATACCTGGAAACGCCCAGtgaaacattgaattcatttgaagaactttatattgaaaatgttaatcaattatttgaaGAAGCCGATATTATACAAAAATTATATCTAATATCACAAGAGCTACCAAATAATAGTAAATTTGATAAAGCAAAAGAATTtatatcgaaaaaatataatctaattgaaaaaagattgattgaagaattttcacAGGCacagaaaaatgatgatcgaaataAGATGAAAAAGATTGCATCAATGTTATCACATTTCAAAGGCTATTCACAATGTGTCGATGTTTTTATTGAACAAAGTCAGATGGGAATGTTTTTGggtgaaaatattttcaatgatattgTACCACTTTGTGTGAAAAATCAGAAAACGATCAAAGAAGTATTCACCAATCCTGAACAGGTGATGtcaaaatttgttttgaatatttttcatggaaaaattcaagaatttattcaagctcgaattaatgaaaatgataccCGTGAATTTCTTACTGAATTATATACATTATTCCATaagacaaacaaactaaTCGAACAGATTGCTAAACTAAAATTTTTAGGTtgtgattataattttttgaataaaattacacgtaatatattcaataattatCTGGACATGTATATACAACGAGAAACAAATTATCTACGAGATAAATGTGCCTACATATTACAAAGTTATTATGAAtcgaaaaatcatcaaaaacgtCCATTTACTACCGGTGGATTTCAGGAATTGatacaatcaaaaattggAAGAACCAATATTAATATTGGAAATTTAAATATCAACATATCGAATCCGGATTATACACAAGGTGAAACATTTCTTTCCGAAGAAATTGCCATATCTATATTAcaggaaacaaaaatgtcattACAAAGATGTCATCTATTGTCAAAACAGCAAGATATTGCTCAAAATGcattatcaatatatgaaattgaattacaAAGTTTATGTATTGAACATATTGATTATGCAATAGAACTTGGTCTACAAGCCATACCATCGGCTGAAACAAAATCACAACCAGATATACATTTTTTCGATATTATAcgacaatcaaatgaaatttgtcatttgaatgaaaaacaatttgtcaATTGGGTATTGCCATTGATATCttcgacaacaaaatattctgAATGTATTAAACGAAAACGTGAAGTTTATCAACAAATGGAAGCAAAATTAAATCAAGGTCTTGAGAAATCGATTGCATCGATTATTGGTTGGATCAAATATCTActacaaaatgaacaaaagaaaacgGATTTCAAACCTGAACAAGAAAACGATGATATTATTACAACCAGTACAATAGCTTGTAATAAGGTAgtgaaattcattaatttttatcataatcGAATAACCAAATGTTTGGATGGTAAAAATGTCCAAGATGTACTTACCGATTTGGGTGTAAAAATTCATCGAACCATTAATGAACATCTTCAACAatatcaatttaattttatggGAGCAATGGTTGTAATTTGTGATGTAAAAGAATATCGAAATTGTATCGATAAATTCAAGATTCCATTGTTAAGCAAACTGTTTAATATTTTACACGCTCTATGTAATCTGTTGATTGTCGTACCGGAAAACCTTAAACAAGTTTCAAATGGTGATCAATTg GTAAGCTTGGAACGTTCGATAATTCATAGTTTTATTCAATTACGTGCCGATTATAAATCGGCAAAATTGctgaattatttgaaataa